The Streptomyces sp. V4I8 genome includes the window ACGACATCTACGACGGCCAGACCTACGACGCCCGCGAGGAACTCCCCGGCTGGACGGCGGGCGGCTTCGACGCCTCCGGTTGGGCGGCCGTGACCGAGCACGCCTTCGGTTCCAGGTTCCCCGACGCGAAGCTGGTCGCCTACCCCGGCGAGAGCGCCCGTCTGATGCCCGAATGGGATCGCCTGCCGCGCTCCATCACCGTCCACACCGGAGTCACCGGCCAGGACGGCAGCCCCAACGGCAAGGGCCGTGTCGTCGTCGACCCCGCCCGCACGGTCACCGACCCGGACTCGGCGGCCACCGCCGCCGTGACCCTGCACCCCGGCGACACGGCCGTGATCGACCTCGGCCAGAACATGGTCGGCGTGCCCCGCTACACCCTGCGCGGCCCGGCGGGCGCCCAAGTCGCCTTCAAACCCGGCGAGATGCTCAACGACGACAGCGCGGGAGCCGACGGCCCCGTCGGCTCGGTGTACCGCGCCAACCTCCGCACCGCCAAGGCCACCAGCACGTACGTCCTCAAGGGCGACCCCGACGGCGAGACCCACGAGGACTCGCTGACCTTCTACGGCTTCCGCTACGTCTCCGTCACCACGACCGAGACCGTCACCCTCACCCGCTTCACCGGCCGGGTCGCGACCTCCGCCCTCCGCGACATCGGCACGGTCACGACCGACGACACCGACGTCAACCAGCTGATCAGCAACGTCCGTTGGGGCCAGCGCGGCAACTACCTGTGGGTCCCCACCGACTGCCCCCAGCGCGACGAGCGCTGCGGCTGGACCGGAGACACCCAGCTCTTCTCCAACACCGGCCTCTACAACGCCGACGCGGTCAATTTCCTCAGCCACTTCCAGGACACCCTGATCGACTCGCAGCGCACCTACGGCGCGGACGGCGCCCAGTTCACCTGGATAGCCCCCGGCGCCCGCTACAACCAGCCGATACCGGCGAGCGGTTGGGCCGACTGCGGTGTGGTCGTCCCCTGGACGATCTGGCAGATGTCCGGCGACACCACCGTCATCGACCGCAGCTGGGCCGCGATGACGAAGTACCTGGACTGGATCCGGCAGCGCACCGGCGACGCCTACGCCGGACAGGGCGCGATCTTCGGCGACTGGCTGGCCTTCCAGGACACCAGCACCCAGCTCATCAGCGACGTCTACTACGGCTACAGCGCCCGGCTGATGGCCGACATGGCCGCTGCCACGGGCCGTACCGCCGGGGCCCGTACCTACGAGGAGCTCTTCGCCCGCGTCAAGCGGGCCTTCGTCGCCAAGTACCTGGTCACCGACCCCACCACCGGCGAGGTCACCGTGCGCTCCAGCCTGGGCGAGGCACCCCCGTGGATCGGCGGCACGCCCGAGGACAACAGCCAGACGGCGCTGCTCTGGGTCCTCAAGCTCCGCCTCTACGACACCGAGGCCCAGCGCCGCCGCCTCGTCGAGCTGCTCGCCGAGAACATCGGCAACGACGCGGCGTACAAGGAGGCCCATCCCGACAGCACCCGAGTGAGGTACGCCGAGAACACCCTCTCCGTGGGCTTCCTCGGCGTGAACGTCCTCGCCCCCGTCCTCACCGACGAGGGCCGCGTCGACCTGGCGTACCGGCTGCTGCACCAGGACGCCATGCCGTCCTGGCTCTACTCGGTGCGCAACGGCGCCACCACCATCTGGGAGCGCTGGAACTCGTACTCCAAGGAGGACGGGTTCGGCCCGGTCGACATGAACTCGTTCAACCATTACTCCTACGGCGCGATCATGGAGTGGATGTACGAGAGCATGGCGGGCATCACCAAGGACCCGGCGCACCCGGGCTTCCAGCACTTCTTCCTGCGCCCCCACCTCGACCCCACCGGGCGGGTCACCCGGGTCGCCGGCTCGCATCTCTCGCCGTACGGCGAGATCGTCAGCGAGTGGCGGACGGCGGCCCGGAAGCTCACCTACCGGGCCGCGGTCCCCGCGAACAGTACGGCGACTCTGCGCATCCCCACCGCGGACCCGGACACGGTGCGTGAGGGCCGGACACCCCTGTCCCGGGTGCCCGGCGTCGACGACCTGGGCTTCGAGGGCGGGGTCGCGAGCTACCGGCTGCCTTCCGGCCGCTACCAGGTGACCGCCGCCCTCGGCTGACCTGCGGGCCTCGGCCGACCTGCGGCCCCTCTGCTGACCTGCGGTCCCTCGTGTGGCCTCGTGTGACGGAGCCGGTGCGGGGAACTCGGCCGGCATGGACGAGCCGACCCGCACCCACGCGTCGTACTGGATCGAGACGGCACCGCCCGGCGACCCGGCACCCCCGCCGGCCGGCGACCTCACGATCGACGTCGCCGTCGTGGGTGCGGGCATCGCCGGGATCGCCACCGCCTGGGAGCTGGCCCGGCGTGGGCACGGCGTCGCCCTGCTGGAGGCGGACCGGGTCGCCGCCGGCGTCACCGGGCACACCACCGCGAAGCTCACCGCCCAGCACACCCTGATCTACGACCGCCTGCGCCGCACCCGCGGCAAGGACGGGGCCCACCTGTACGCGACCTCCCAGACGGACGCGATCCGGCATGCCGCCGAGGTCGCGGACGAGCTCGGCATCGACTGCGACTGGGAGGAGACGGCGGCCTACACCTACACCCAGGACGGCGACCGTACCGACGAACTGCGGGCGGAGGCCGACGCGGCCCGGGAGGCGGGCCTGGCCGCCGAGTACGTGTCCGACACGGATCTGCCGTATCCGGTGGCGGGTGCGGTACGCGTCGAGGGGCAGGCCCAGTTCCATCCCCGCAAGTACCTGCTGGCACTGGTCGCCGACCTGAAGCGTCTCGGCGGCCAGGTGTACGAGCACACGCGCGTGGTCGGGCTCGCCGAGGGCGAACCCTGTGTGCTGACGACCGAGGACGGGGTGAAGGTGAGGGCCGGGAGCGTCGTGGTCGCCACCCACTACCCGATCTTCGACCGGGCGCTGCTGTTCACCCGCCTCTCACCACGGCGCGAACTGGTGGTCGCCGCCCCCATCGACGCGGTCGCCGCACCGAGCGGCATGTACATCACCCCCGAGCAGAACACCCGCTCGGTGCGCACGGCACCCTACGCCGAAGGCAAGCGCCTGCTCATCGTGACCGGCGAGCACTTCACCCCCGGCACGGGCGTCGATGTCGAGGCACGCTTCAAGGACCTGTCCGGCTGGGCGACGGACCGCTTCGGGGAACTCACCTTCACTCACCGGTGGGCCACCCAGGACAACGACTCCACCGACTCCGTACCGCTCGTCGGCCCCCTGCACCCCGCGAGCCGGCACTGCTACGTGGCCACCGGCTTCGGTGGCTGGGGCCTGAGCAACGGCATCATGGCGGGCCGGCTGCTCTGCGATCTGATCACCGGCCGCGAGAACCCGTGGAGCGATCTGTACGATCCCCGCCGGGTGGTGTCCGTCGTCCGCGAGGGCAAGGACTTCGTCAAGCACCAGTCCGACGTGGCACGCCACTTCGTCGGCGACCGGCTCCAGCACCTGCCCGGCCCCTCGGCCGGCTCGGTGGACGACATCGCCCCCGGCGACGGCGCCATCGTCCACGTCTCCGGCAAGCGCTGTGCCGTCCACCGCGACGAGGACGGCAACGTCCACGCCGTCTCCGCGAAGTGCACGCACCTGGGCTGCCTGGTCGCGTTCAACCGCGCGGAGAGGGCATGGGAATGCCCGTGCCACGGATCCCGCTTCGACCCCGACGGCCGTGTCGTACAGGGCCCGGCCGTACGGCCGTTGGAGCAGCGCGACATCTGAGCCGACCCACTCAGCCGCCGACCAGCACGACCTCCAGGGTGCGCGGCCCGTGCACCCCCTCGACCCGGTCCAGCTCGATGTCACTGGTCGCGGAGGGGCCGGAGATCCACGTCAACGGGCGGGCGGGATCGAGGCGTTCGAGGGCCTGCGGGACGGACGACACGACCTGCTCGGGAACCCGTACGACACAAATGTGGTGGTCGGGGACGAGCGTGATGCGCCGCCGGCCCTGGTCGGGGGAGCCGTCCAGGACGATGGTGCCGGTCTCGGCGACGGCCACCGCACACGCCGTGACCACGCTGTCGACCCGGTCCAGTTCGTCCGGTGTGCTCTCCGCCCGGTCCGCGATCCGCTCGGCGTCGGTCGTCGCGAGCCACTCGGGCTCCAGCCCCGGCGGCACGAGCACCGTCTTCGCGCCCCGCGCGGCCAGCATCCCGGCGATCGTCGCCGCGAGATCGGCGGGGGTGCAGCGGTGCACGATCGCGCGGTAGTCCGCCAGGTTCTCCGCCAGCAGATCCACCGTCTCCGTGACACTCCGCTGCCCGTGCTCACGCAGATAGTCCCGCGGCACCGCCCGCTCGTACGACGTCTCGTCGCGCTCTGTGGCCGGTACGTCGGCCAGCGCCCGCCGCACCCGGCCCAGGATCCGTTCCCTGCTGCTCACTTGGCACCGTCCTTTCCACCGCGCGTCCGCTGCCACCAGTCCCGGAAGGGCTCCGCGGGCACGGTCGGCAGATCCCGGGTCTCGCTCCATGCCTTGCCGGGGCCGGGCAGCGTGCGCGGATGCAGACGGCGGGTGCGCGAGGCGAGCCGCTGTCCCGTCCGCAGGGCGCCCGGGTGGCTGAACGCCCAGCGTGCCGCCCGCATCGCGGCCCGCTCGGCGGCATGCCCCTTCGCCGGTTTCAGCACGACCTTGTTGCCGTTCGCGGTCACCTGGCCGCCCTCGACGACCCGCTCCCGCAGATGCACCAGCACCTCGGGGATGTCGATGGCGACGGGGCACACCTCGTAGCAGGCGCCGCACAGCGATGACGCGTACGGCAGCGAGGCGTCGATCTCGCTGGTCACGCCCCGCAGTTGAGGGCTGAGGATGGCGCCGATCGGGCCCGGGTAGACCGAGCCGTAGGCGTGTCCGCCCGCCCGCTCGTACACGGGGCAGACGTTGAGACACGCCGAGCAGCGGATGCAGCGCAGGGCCTGGCGGCCGATCTCGTCGGCGAGGGCGTCGGTGCGGCCGTTGTCGAGCAGCACCAGATGGAAGTTCTGCGGACCGTCCTCGTCCGTGGTGCCGGTCCAGGTCGAGGTGTACGGGTTCATGCGCTCGGCCGTGGAGGAGCGGGGGAGGGTCTGGAGGAAGACCTCCAGGTCCTGCCAGGTCGGCACGGTCTTCTCGATGCCGACCACCGAGATCAGCGTCTCGGGCAGCGTCAGACACATCCGCCCGTTGCCCTCGGACTCCACGACGACCAGCGTGCCGGTCTCGGCGACCATGAAGTTGGCGCCGGAGATGCCGACCTTGGCCCGTAGGAACTTCTCGCGCAGGTGCAGTCGTGCCGCCTCCGCCAGCTCGGCGGGCGTGTCGGTGAGCCCCTCGGGTGCCGGGCGGCCCCACTCGCTCATCTCACGCTCGAAGATGTCCCGGATCTCGCCCCGGTTGCGGTGGATCGCCGGGACGAGGATGTGCGAGGGGCGGTCCTTGCCCAACTGCACGATCAGCTCGGCGAGATCGGTCTCGTAGGCGCGGATGCCCTCCGCCTCCAGGGCCTCGTTGAGCCCGATCTCCTGTGTGGCCATCGACTTGACCTTGACGACCTCCGACTCGCCGGTCATCTTGACGAGTCGGGCCACGATGTCGTTCGCCTCGTCGGCGTCCGCGGCCCAGTGGACCGTGCCGCCCGCCGCCGTGACCGACTCCTCCAACTGCACGAGATACCGGTCGAGATGACGCAGCGTATGGTCCTTGATCCGCTTCCCGGCCTCCCGCAGCTCCGCCCAGTCGGACACCTCCGCGACGGCCTTGGCCCGCTTGCCGCGGATGGTGTGCGTGGCGTGGCGCAGATTGCCGCGCAGGGTCGTGTCGTGCACGGCCTCGTGCGCGGCCTTCGGAAAGGCCGGCATTCCTACGAACGTCCCGCTCATTCGGCCGGCTCCTCCTCCGTGCTCGCCAGGATCTCCGCGATGTGCACCGGCCGCATGCCCGTCCGCAGCCGCGCCATCGTCCCGCCGATGTGCATCAGACAGGAGTTGTCCGCCGCGCACAGCACCTCGGCGCCCGTCGACTCGGCGTTGCGCACCTTGTCCGTGCCCATCGCCGCAGAGACATCGGAGTTCTTCAGCGCGAAGGTGCCGCCGAAACCGCAGCACTCCTCCGCGCCCGGCAGCTCCACCAACTCCAGCCCCTTGACGGCCTGGAGGAGCCGGCGGGGCCGGTCGGCGAGCCCCAGCCCGCGCAGCCCGTGACAGGTCGGGTGGTAGGTCACCTTGTGCGGGTAGCAGGCGCCCACGTCCGTCACCCCCAGCACGTCCACCAGGAACTCCGTCAGCTCGTACGTCTTCGGCACCACCGGTGCCAGGGTCGCCGCGAGGGTGTCCCCGCGCCCCTCGGCGCGGGCCCGCTCTCCCATCCGTGGATACAGCTCGCGCACCATCGCCCCGCACGATCCGGACGGGGTGACGATCGCGTCGTACTCCCCGAAGACATCGGAGAAATGCCGGGCGAGCGGCTCGGCCTCATGGCGGTAGCCGGTGTTGTAGTGGGCTTGTCCGCAGCAGGTCTGGGCCATCGGGAAGTCGACGTCGACGCCCAGCCTGGTCAGCAGTTTCACCACGGCGCGCCCGGTGTCCGGATAGAGCGTGTCGTTGACACAGGTCAGGAACAGGGCGACACGCATCGCGGCTCCTTGTGATCGATCATCGGATGAGTGCAGGGTAATGCGGACACGCGGCCCGGGGGAGACCCCGCTCACCCTCGGGTGAGGTTCACCATCGGGTGAGCCGGGCCTCCGCCTCGCTCCAGCGCGCCGCGTCCCCCCGCGGCTCGTACCGGGTCAGCGGCTGCGTACGGGTGAGCAGGCGCCGGCCGTCGCCGAGGTCCCCGACCAGCCCGTGGGTACGCGCCTGGACCAGGACGTTCCCGAGGGCGGCGGCCTCCGTCGGGCCCGCCACCACCGGCAGCCCGCACGCGTCGGCGGTCAGCTGGCACAGCAGGGCGTTGCGGGTGCCGCCCCCGACGACATGCACGACGTCGACGGGATGGTCGGCCAGCCGCTCGGCGTCTCGGACGGCGCGCCGGTGGGCCAGGGCGAGCGAGTCGAGGATGCAGCGTGTGATCTCGGCGGGCGAGGCGGGCACCGGCTGCCCCGAGGCACGGCACGCCTCGGCGATCCGCTCCGGCATCCGGCCCGGCGCCAGGAACGCCGCGTCCCCGGCGTCCACGACCGACCGCAGGGCCGGCACCTTGGACGCGTCGAGCAGCAGCGCGCCCAGATCGGGCTCGCCCCACGCCCGTACACACTCCTGGAGCAGCCACAGCCCCATGATGTTCCGCAGATACCGGACCGTGCCGTCCAGCCCGAGCTCATTGGTGAAGTTGGCGGCCCGGCTCTCTTCGGTGAGCACGGGGGCGCCCAGCTCGAGGCCCGCCAGCGACCAGGTGCCGGTGCAGATGTACGCGAACCGCTCGCCCTCGGCCGGGACGGCGGCCACGGCGGAGGCGGTGTCGTGCGACCCGACCGCCGTCACCGGCACCGGACCACTCAGCCCGGTCTCCTCCAGCACCTCCCCGCGCAGCACCCCCGCAAAGTCGCCGGGCTGCCGCAGCGGCGCGAACAGGTCCAGGTCGATCCCCAGCCGCGAGGCGACGTCGTACGACCAGTTCCGTGTCCGGGGATCGATCAGCTGGGTGGTGGAGGCGTTGGTGAGCTCGGTGCCCTGCTCACCGGTGAGCCAGTACGCCAGCAGGTCGGGGACGAGCAACAGCCGCTTGGCGTACGCCAGTTGGGCGGAGCCGCGGGCGGCGGTCAGCTGGTACAGGGTGTTGAAGGGGGCGTACTGCAACCCGGTGGCGGCATACAGCTCCTCTGCGGGGACGGTCGCCCACACCTGCTCCGCGACCCCCTCCGTCCGGGAGTCCCGGTAGTGCACGGGATTGCCGAGCAGCGCCCCGTCGGCGTCCAGCAGCCCGTAGTCCACGGCCCAGCTGTCGATGCCTACGGAGTCGACCTGCCCGGCCGCCCGCAGCCCGTCCAGCACCCCCGCGTACAGCCCGAGCACGTCCCAGCGCAGCCCCTCCGGCACGCGCACCGGCCGGTTCGGGAAGCGGTGGGCCTCGCTCAGCTCCAGCGAGTCCGGGCCGACGCGGCCGACCATGACGCGCCCGCTGGACGCCCCGAGGTCGACCGCGGCGTACGATTTCACGGCCGTGCTCACCGCAGGAAGGCGGCCGCGACGCCGGCGTCGACCGGGATGTGCAGCCCGGTGGTGTGGGTCAGGTCCCCGCCGGTCAGGGCGAAGACGGCGTTCGCGACGTGGTCCGGGAGCACCTCACGCTTGAGGATCGTGCGCTGGGCGTAGAACTCGCCCAGCTTCTCCTCCTCGACCCCGTACACGGCGGCCCGCTTGGCACCCCAGCCACCGGCGAAGATCCCGGACCCGCGCACGACACCGTCCGGGTTGATCCCGTTGACGCGGATGCCGTGCTCACCCAACTCGGCTGCCAGCAGCCGCACTTGGTGAGCCTGGTCGGCCTTGGTGGCCGAGTAGGCGATGTTGTTGGGCCCGGCGAAGACGGCGTTCTTGGAGGCGATGTAGACGATGTCACCGCCCAGCTCCTGAGCGATCATCACGCGCGCCGCCTCCCTCGACACGAGGAACGAACCACGGGCCATGATGTCGTGCTGCAGGTCCCAGTCCTTGGCCGTCGTCTCCAGCAGCGGCTTGGAGATGGAGATACCGGCGTTGTTGACGACCAGATCCACACCGCCGAAGGCGAGCACACCCGCCTTGAAGGCGGCGGCGATCTGCTCCTCCGACGTGACGTCCACGGCGACCGCGACGGCCTTGTCCGGCCCGCCCAGCTCCTCGGCGACGGCCTGGGCGTTCTCGGCGTTGAGATCGGCGATGACCACACACGCGCCCTCGGCCACCAGGCGGTGCGCGATGGCCTTCCCGATCCCGCTGCCGGCGCCGGTCACCAGCGCGACCCGCGTCGCGAGCGGCTTGGGCTTCGGCATCCGCTGGAGCTTGGCCTCCTCGAGGGCCCAGTACTCGATACGGAACTTCTCGGACTCCTCGATGGGCGCGTACGCGGAGACAGCCTCCGCCCCCCGCATCACATTGATCGCGTTGACATAGAACTCACCCGCGACCCGCGCGGTCTGCTTGTCCTTGCCGAAGCTGAACATGCCGACACCCGGAACCAGCACGATCGCCGGATCGGCGCCACGCATGGCGGGGGAGTCGGGCAGGGCGTGCCGCTGGTAGTAGGCGGCGTACTCCTCGCGGTACTCGGCGTGCAGCTCCTTGAGCCGGGCGACGGCCTCGTCGAGCGGAGCGGCCGGCGGCAGATCCAGGACGAGCGGCCGCACCTTGGTCCGCAGGAAGTGATCGGGGCAGGAGGTCCCCAGCGCGGCCAGCCGAGGGTGCTCGGCCCGGGCCAGGAACTCAAGCACCACGTCGGAGTCATTGAAGTGCCCGACCTGCGCCTTGTCCTGCGAGGCGATCGCACGGACATACGGTGCCAGCGCCGCGGCCCGCTCCCGCCGCTCGGCCTCGGCCAGCCCCTCGTACCCCTCGATGACGCCCCCGAAAGGCTCCGCCTTACCCTTCTCCGCCAAGAACTTCTCGGCGGTCCGGATGATGTGCAGCGAGTTCCGCTCGCACTCCTCGGAGGTGTCACCCCACGCGGTGATCCCGTGCCCACCGAGGATGCACCCGATGGCCTGCGGGTTCGCCTCCTTCACGGCGGCGATGTCCAGCCCGAGCTGGAACCCGGGCCGCCGCCACGGCACCCACACCACGCTGTCCCCGAAACACTCGGCGGTCAGCTTCTCCCCGTCCGCGGCACAGGCGAGCGCGATACCGGAGTCCGGATGCAGATGATCGACATGCGCCGCCTCGACGAGCCCGTGCATGGCGGTGTCGATGGACGGCGCCGCCCCACCCTTCCCGTGCAGGCAGTAGTCGAAGGCGGCGACCATCTCGTCCTCACGCTCGACGCCCGGATAGACGTCGACCAGCGCCCGCATCCGATCCAGCCGCAACACGGCCAGCCCTGCTTCGGTGAGCGTCCCGAGGTCACCCCCGGACCCCTTGACCCACATCAGCTCCACATCACCACCGGTGACGGGGTCGGTGTCGGTGCCCTTGGCGGACGCGTTTCCGCCGGCGTAGTTGGTGTTACGGGGGTCGGAGCCGAGCCGGTGAGAGCGAGCGAGTAGGGCGGCGGCTTCGGGATGGGGAGCCATGTGTTCTCAGTCCTTAGCAGAAAGATTCAGTACGTTTCTGATGAGCGCGCCATCGGGGGCGCGGCGGGATCAGGCGCGAAGCGCCGATCCCCCAGGGGCGCGGGGCGGTGTTGCATGTGCGGCTACCACCGCGCGGGCGCGACCAGCCACATCCGGCCCGCAGCCCGCGTACGACAGATCTGGGCAGACGCTCACGCCCCCCAACCGGCCTGCTCCCCACCAACCCGCTCGGCCACGATCTTCTCGGCCCAGCCGGACCGGCGGTACGCGGACATCGGGTCGCCGTCGAGACCCATCTCTTCCCGCACCTCACGCAGCAACGGCCGCACATCGGTGTTGTACGCGTCCATCAGCACGGCATTCGCCTCGAGCACATCACCAGAGGCCTGCGCCGCAGCCAGCGCCGACCGGTCGACCAGCAACGCCTTCGCCGTGGCCTCCTGCACATTCATCACGGACCGGATGATCGCCGGAATCTTCGCCTCGATGTTGTGGCACTGGTCGAGCATGAACGCGACCTCGGGGGAGAACCCACCCCCACGCACGACCTCGTACATGATCCGGAACAACTGGAACGGATCCGCCGCCCCCACCATCAGGTCGTCATCCGCATAGAACCGGGAGTTGAAGTCGAACCCTCCGAGCTTCCCCTCCCTGAGCAGCGTCGCGACGATGAACTCGATGTTGGTCCCCGGCGCATGGTGCCCGGTGTCCACGACGACCTGCGCCTTCGGCCCGAGCTTCAGACAGTGCGCGTACGCCGTCCCCCAGTCCGGCACATCCGTCGAGTAGAAGGCCGGCTCGAAGAACTTGTACTCGAGCAGCATCCGCTGCCCCTCGCCCAGCCGCTCGTACACCTCGGCCAGCCCTTCGGCCAACCGATCCTGCCGCGCCCGGAGGTCGTCCTGCCCGGGGTAGTTCGTCCCGTCCGCGAACCACAGCTTCAGATCGGCGGAGCCCGTCGCGTCCATGATGTCGACGCACTCCAGCAGATGATCGACGGCCTTCCGTCGCACCACCGCGTCCGGATGACAGATGCTGCCCAGCTTGTAGTCGTCGTCCTGGAAGGTGTTGGAGTTGATCGCGCCCAGCTGCACGCCACGTTCTTCGGCGTGCTTGGCCAGCGCCGCGTAGTCGTCGACCTTGTCCCACGGAATGTGCAGGGCGACGGTGGGCGCGACACCGGTGAACGCGTGCACCTGCGCCGCGTCGTCCAACTTCTCCCGCGGCGTACGCGGCACGCCCTGCTGGGCGAACACCTTGAACCGCGTCCCCGAGTTCCCGTACGCCCATGACGGCGTTTCGACTGCCTGGGTCTTGAGTGCGGCCTTCACCGCGGCGAGCTCGGTCACTGAGGGCTCCTGTGACGTCGGGACGGAAGTCGGACGGTGGACAACTGAACCGCTTCTCTGTGAAACGATTCAAGACGGGAACGTATGAGTCGACTGGTGGGGTGTCAACCCCCGCGGCCCAGGCTGTTTGCCGTGACTCCCCCGTGACCTTTGTTCATCGAAACTTTTTCGACACGGACCCATTGACGTGACTTGCGCTCCGTGTCTAACGTCCCGGCAACCAAGTTGAAACCTTTCACGACGCCGAGAGGGCCGTCCCGCCGGCGTCGTCGAGGAGCCCCCATGACCCACCCGTCCACCACGGGTCCGGCCCCGGTTCTGGCGCTCAGGGACATCTCGAAGTCCTTCGGCGCGGTCCGCGCCTTGCGGGACGTCTCCCTGGAGCTGTTTCCCGGGGAGGTGCACGCCCTCGCCGGGGAGAACGGCGCGGGCAAGTCGACCCTGATCAAGACGCTCGCCGGAGTGCACAGGCCGGACGCCGGCCAGGTGCTGCTCGACGGTGCGCCCGTCGTCTTCCACGGCCCCGGTGACGCCCGCGACGCCGGCATCGCCGTGATCTACCAGGAGCCGACCCTCTTCCCCGACCTGTCGATCGCCGAGAACATCTTCATGGGCCGCCGGCCACGGCGCGCCCTCGGCCGCATCGACCACAAGGCGACGCACTCCGCGACCCTGGCGCTGATGCAGCGGCTCGGCGTCGAGCTCGACCCCGACCGCCCCGCGCGCGGCCTGTCCATCGCCGACCAGCAGATCGTCGAGATCGCCAAGGCGCTCTCCTTCGACGCCCGCGTCCTGATCATGGACGAGCCGACCGCCGCCCTCACCGGCAGCGAGGTCGCCCGGCTCTTCGGAGTCGTCCGCACCCTGCGCGAGCAGGGCGCCGCCGTCCTCTTCATCTCCCACCGGCTGGAGGAGATCTTCCAGATCTGCCGGCGGGTGACCACCCTGCGCGACGGCGCCTGGATCGCCAGCGAGCCGCTGGCCGGCATGACCGAGGACGATCTCGTCCGCCGGATGGTCGGCCGTGACCTCGACGAGCTCTACCCCAAGCAGGACGTGAAGCCGGGCGAGGTCGCCCTGAGCGTGCGCCGGCTGACCCGTGAGGGCGTCTTCACCGACGTCTCCTTCGACGTACGGCGCGGCGAGATCGTCGGCCTCGCGGGACTGGTCGGCGCGGGCCGTACGGAAGTCGCGCGGGCCGTGTTCGGCATCGACCGCTGGGACGCCGGTGAGGTCGAGGTGGACGGACGCAAGCTCGTCAGCGGGGCCCCGTCCACCGCCATGGCCTCCGGACTCGCCCTCGTCCCCGAGGACCGGCGGGCCCAGGGCCTGGTGATGGACATGTCCATCGAGCGCAACATCGGCCTGACGGGTCTTCGTACGACCGTGAAGGCCGGCCTCATGGACCGCGGTGCCGAACGCAGCCGCTCCCTCGACTGGGCCGTCAAACTCCAGGTCAAGTACGCGCGGATCGCCGACACGGTGAACACCCTGTCCGGCGGCAACCAGCAGAAGGTCGTCCTCGCCAAGTGGCTCGCCACCGGCCCGAGGGTGCTGATCGTCGACGAGCCCACCCGGGGTATCGACGTCGGCACCAAGGCCGAGGTGCACCGGCTGCTCAGCGAGCTGGCCGCCGGCGGCGTGGCCGTCCTGATGATCTCCTCCGACCTGCCCGAGATCCTCGGCATGGCCGACCGCGTGCTCGTGATGCACGAGGGCCGGCTGACCGCCGAGATCCCCCGCTCCGAAGCCACCGAGGAAACCGTGATGGCCGCAGCAACGGGGAGGGCAGCCGCATGACGGTGACCGCTCCCGACGAGGCCCCTGTCACCGACGTGCCCAAGTCCAGCGGCACCCGTCTCGTCGACCGCGTCTTCAAGATGCGCGAACTCGCCATCCTGGCCGTCTTCGTGGTGATGATCGTCATC containing:
- a CDS encoding (Fe-S)-binding protein — translated: MRVALFLTCVNDTLYPDTGRAVVKLLTRLGVDVDFPMAQTCCGQAHYNTGYRHEAEPLARHFSDVFGEYDAIVTPSGSCGAMVRELYPRMGERARAEGRGDTLAATLAPVVPKTYELTEFLVDVLGVTDVGACYPHKVTYHPTCHGLRGLGLADRPRRLLQAVKGLELVELPGAEECCGFGGTFALKNSDVSAAMGTDKVRNAESTGAEVLCAADNSCLMHIGGTMARLRTGMRPVHIAEILASTEEEPAE
- a CDS encoding rhamnulokinase family protein, yielding MKSYAAVDLGASSGRVMVGRVGPDSLELSEAHRFPNRPVRVPEGLRWDVLGLYAGVLDGLRAAGQVDSVGIDSWAVDYGLLDADGALLGNPVHYRDSRTEGVAEQVWATVPAEELYAATGLQYAPFNTLYQLTAARGSAQLAYAKRLLLVPDLLAYWLTGEQGTELTNASTTQLIDPRTRNWSYDVASRLGIDLDLFAPLRQPGDFAGVLRGEVLEETGLSGPVPVTAVGSHDTASAVAAVPAEGERFAYICTGTWSLAGLELGAPVLTEESRAANFTNELGLDGTVRYLRNIMGLWLLQECVRAWGEPDLGALLLDASKVPALRSVVDAGDAAFLAPGRMPERIAEACRASGQPVPASPAEITRCILDSLALAHRRAVRDAERLADHPVDVVHVVGGGTRNALLCQLTADACGLPVVAGPTEAAALGNVLVQARTHGLVGDLGDGRRLLTRTQPLTRYEPRGDAARWSEAEARLTRW
- a CDS encoding bifunctional aldolase/short-chain dehydrogenase; this encodes MAPHPEAAALLARSHRLGSDPRNTNYAGGNASAKGTDTDPVTGGDVELMWVKGSGGDLGTLTEAGLAVLRLDRMRALVDVYPGVEREDEMVAAFDYCLHGKGGAAPSIDTAMHGLVEAAHVDHLHPDSGIALACAADGEKLTAECFGDSVVWVPWRRPGFQLGLDIAAVKEANPQAIGCILGGHGITAWGDTSEECERNSLHIIRTAEKFLAEKGKAEPFGGVIEGYEGLAEAERRERAAALAPYVRAIASQDKAQVGHFNDSDVVLEFLARAEHPRLAALGTSCPDHFLRTKVRPLVLDLPPAAPLDEAVARLKELHAEYREEYAAYYQRHALPDSPAMRGADPAIVLVPGVGMFSFGKDKQTARVAGEFYVNAINVMRGAEAVSAYAPIEESEKFRIEYWALEEAKLQRMPKPKPLATRVALVTGAGSGIGKAIAHRLVAEGACVVIADLNAENAQAVAEELGGPDKAVAVAVDVTSEEQIAAAFKAGVLAFGGVDLVVNNAGISISKPLLETTAKDWDLQHDIMARGSFLVSREAARVMIAQELGGDIVYIASKNAVFAGPNNIAYSATKADQAHQVRLLAAELGEHGIRVNGINPDGVVRGSGIFAGGWGAKRAAVYGVEEEKLGEFYAQRTILKREVLPDHVANAVFALTGGDLTHTTGLHIPVDAGVAAAFLR
- the rhaI gene encoding L-rhamnose isomerase; its protein translation is MTELAAVKAALKTQAVETPSWAYGNSGTRFKVFAQQGVPRTPREKLDDAAQVHAFTGVAPTVALHIPWDKVDDYAALAKHAEERGVQLGAINSNTFQDDDYKLGSICHPDAVVRRKAVDHLLECVDIMDATGSADLKLWFADGTNYPGQDDLRARQDRLAEGLAEVYERLGEGQRMLLEYKFFEPAFYSTDVPDWGTAYAHCLKLGPKAQVVVDTGHHAPGTNIEFIVATLLREGKLGGFDFNSRFYADDDLMVGAADPFQLFRIMYEVVRGGGFSPEVAFMLDQCHNIEAKIPAIIRSVMNVQEATAKALLVDRSALAAAQASGDVLEANAVLMDAYNTDVRPLLREVREEMGLDGDPMSAYRRSGWAEKIVAERVGGEQAGWGA
- a CDS encoding sugar ABC transporter ATP-binding protein — encoded protein: MTHPSTTGPAPVLALRDISKSFGAVRALRDVSLELFPGEVHALAGENGAGKSTLIKTLAGVHRPDAGQVLLDGAPVVFHGPGDARDAGIAVIYQEPTLFPDLSIAENIFMGRRPRRALGRIDHKATHSATLALMQRLGVELDPDRPARGLSIADQQIVEIAKALSFDARVLIMDEPTAALTGSEVARLFGVVRTLREQGAAVLFISHRLEEIFQICRRVTTLRDGAWIASEPLAGMTEDDLVRRMVGRDLDELYPKQDVKPGEVALSVRRLTREGVFTDVSFDVRRGEIVGLAGLVGAGRTEVARAVFGIDRWDAGEVEVDGRKLVSGAPSTAMASGLALVPEDRRAQGLVMDMSIERNIGLTGLRTTVKAGLMDRGAERSRSLDWAVKLQVKYARIADTVNTLSGGNQQKVVLAKWLATGPRVLIVDEPTRGIDVGTKAEVHRLLSELAAGGVAVLMISSDLPEILGMADRVLVMHEGRLTAEIPRSEATEETVMAAATGRAAA